DNA sequence from the Streptomyces tsukubensis genome:
CGAGCTGACCGCCCTCAAGGTCGACGGCGGAATGACCTCCAACAACCTGCTGATGCAGACCCTCGCCGACGTTCTGGACGCACCCGTCGTGCGCCCGATGGTCGCCGAGACCACCTGCCTCGGCGCGGCCTACGCCGCCGGCCTCGCGGTCGGCTTCTGGCCGGACACCGACGCGCTCCGCGCCAACTGGCGCCGGGCCGCCGAATGGACCCCTCGCATGGACGCCGACCGGCGCCGGAGCGAGTACAAGAACTGGCTCAAGGCCGTCGAGCGGACCATGGGCTGGATCGAGCACGAGGAGTAAGCGAAATGACCACCCTGCAGAGCGTTCCGGCCCTCGGGACGCACCCGGCCGCAGGCTCCCTGCCGGGCCGTGCCGAGACCCGGGAGCAGCTGGCCCGGGCCACCTACGATCTTCTGGTGATCGGCGGCGGCATCCTGGGCATCTCCACCGCCTGGCACGCCGCCCAGGCCGGTCTGCGGGTGGCCCTGGTGGACGCCGGCGACTTCGCCGGCGCCACCTCCTCCGCCTCCTCCAAGCTGCTCCACGGCGGTCTGCGCTACCTCCAGACCGGTGCGGTGAAGCTGGTCGCGGAGAACCACTTCGAGCGGCGGGCGGTCTCCCGCGAGGTCGCCCCCCACCTCTCCAACCCGCTCACCTTCTATCTGCCCGTCTACAAGGGCGGGCCGCACGGTGCGGCCAAGCTGGGCGCCGGTGTCTTCGCGTACTCGGCCCTCTCCGCCTTCGGCGACGGCGTCGGCCATGTGATCAGCCCGTCCCGGGCCCGCCGGGACGTGCCCGAGCTGCGCACCGACGGTCTGAAGGCCGTCGCGGTCTACGGCGACGACCAGATGAACGACGCCCGGATGGCGCTCATGACGGTCCGTGCAGCCGTCGCCGCGGGTGCCACCGTCCTCAACCACGCGGAGGTCACCGGACTGCGATTCACCAAGAGCCGGGTGAGCGGTGCCGACCTCAGGGACCGCACCGACGGCACCGAGTTCGGCGTCACCGCCCGGCTGGTCCTCAACGCCACCGGCCCGTGGGTGGACCATCTGCGGCGGATGGAGGACCCGAACGCGGCCCCGTCGATCCGGCTCTCCAAGGGCGCGCACCTGGTCCTCAAGCGCACCTCCCCCTGGCGGGCGGCGCTGGCCACCCCGATCGACAAGTACCGCATCACCTTCGCCCTGCCGTGGGAGGACATGCTCCTGCTCGGTACGACGGACGAGATGTACGAGGGCGACCCCGCCGATGTGTCGGTCACCGAGAAGGACACCGCGCAGATCCTCGACGAGGCCGCCTTCTCGGTCCGGGACCAGCAGCTCTCCCGCGATCTGATCACGTACTCCTTCGCCGGACTGCGGGTGCTGCCGGGCGGTCCCGGCGACACCTCCCAGGCCAAGCGGGAGACCGTGGTCACCGAGGGCACGGGCGGCATGCTGTCGATCGCGGGCGGCAAGTGGACGACCTTCCGCCATATCGGCCGTACGATCATGAACAAGCTGGCGGCCCTGCCCGGACACTCGCTGGCCGAGGACATGACGCCGATGTCCGGCCTGCCGCGGAAGCTTCCGCTGCCCGGCATAGCCAACCCGCGCGCGGTCGAGCACCGGCTGCTGGTCGACGGGCCGGCGCCCGGCCCCCGGATGGCCGCGGACACCGCCCGTCACCTCGCCACCCACTACGGTTCGCTGGCGTTCGACATCGCCCGGCTCGCCAACGACGACCCGGCGCTGGCCGAGCGGATCCACCCCGACGCCCCGGAGATCTGGGCCCAGGTGGTGTACGCGCGCGACCACGAGTGGGCCGAGACCGCGGACGACGTACTGCGCCGCCGTACCACGCTGACCATCCGTGGTCTGGCCACGGACGACATCCGGGGCCGGGTGGAGGGTCTGCTGACGCAGCGGTCCTGACCCCCGCGGGTGCCCGCCCCCCTTGCGGGCACCCGTTCGCACCCCCGTCGTGGGCGGCTCCGCCGGAGCCGCCCACGCGGTACTCTCGGACACCGTCAGACGTCCGATGACTCACGGGACGGGGGCGCCTCATGGCCGTCACGGACGACGCGATCGAGAAGATCAAAGACATGATCGTCTCGGGCGAGCTGCGGCCCGGCGACCGGCTCCCCCGGGAGAGCGAACTGGCCGCCGGTCTCGGACTGTCGCGCAATTCCCTGCGGGAGGCCGTCCGGGCGCTCTCGGTGATCCGGATCCTCGACGTCCGCCAGGGCGACGGCACCTATGTGACCAGTCTCGACGCCCGGATGCTGAGGGAGGCGCTCCGTTTCGTCGCGGACTGCCACCGCGACGACACGGCGCCGGAGTTCCTTGCCGTACGCCGGATTCTGGAGCCCGCCGCGACGGGTCTCGCGGCGGGCCGGATCACCGGTGCCGCACTCGCGGAGCTGGGCGCGCAGGTGGATGCGCTGGGCCCGGAGCCCTCGGTGGACGAGCTGGTCGAAGCCGATCTCGCCTTCCACCGCGACATCGCCCGCTGGTCGGGCAATTCGGTCCTGTGCGCCCTGCTCGACGGGCTGTCCGGACCGGCGACCCGGGACCGGATCTGGCGGGGGCTGAGCCGGGAGGGCGAGATCGGGACCGCCCTCGACGAACACCGGGCGATCCTGGCCGCACTGCGCGACGGGGACGCGGAAGCGGCCCGCTCCTGGGCGACCGTGCACATCGCGAGCGTGGAGCGGTGGCTCCGCTCGGCGCACTGAGACGGCGCGCTCCCCGGACCGCTCCGGAGACCGGCTGCCGCGGAAGCCGCCCGGCGCAATCGGAAAATGCTCGGAATCTCCTGGTAACAGCTCGGATGAATCACCGGTGTTGGGGGCAAGGAAACGGACGGACACCCGTTCACCCGGCCGTGCACAGGGGCTGCGGTGGCACCGCCCGAAAGCCGTAAGGTTGGGGCGTACGAGAGGGAACTTCGGAAGGAGGCACTGGGTGATCGAGCTCGAGGGGGTACCCGAGCTGATCGACCCGGTCATGGTGGCCGCGTTCGAGGGCTGGAACGACGCCGGCGACGCCGCCTCCACCGCGGTCGCACATCTGGACCGGGAGTGGAAGGGCGAGGTCTTCGCGGCACTCGACGCCGAGGACTACTACGACTTCCAGGTCAACCGGCCCACGGTGTACATGGACGGCGGAGTACGGAAGATCACCTGGCCCACGACCCGGCTGTCGGTGGTCCGGGTGGGCGGCGACAAGCCCCGTGATCTGGTGCTGGTACGCGGTATCGAACCGTCCATGCGCTGGCGTTCGTTCTGCAATGAAATCCTCGGATTCGCCCATGAACTGGGCGTGGAGATGGTGGTGATCCTCGGGGCACTGCTCGGGGACACCCCGCACACCCGGCCGGTCCCGGTCAGCGGAATCACCTCCGACCCCGATCTGGCCCGGACGCTGGACCTGGAGGAGACCCGGTACGAGGGGCCGACGGGCATCGTCGGCATCCTCCAGGAGGCGTGCACGCACGCCGGGGTGCCCGCGGTGAGCCTGTGGGCGGCGGTGCCGCACTATGTGTCGCAGCCGCCGAACCCCAAGGCGACGCTGGCGCTGCTGAACCGGCTGGAGGATCTGATCGGCCTGCGGATCCCGCTGGGCGAACTGCCCGAGGACGCGCGGGCCTGGCAGCTGGGCGTGGACCAGCTCGCGGCCGAGGACTCCGAGGTCGCCGAGTACGTCCAGACGCTGGAGGAGGCGCGCGACACGGCGGAGCTGCCGGAGGCTTCGGGCGAGGCCATCGCCCGCGAGTTCGAGCGCTATCTGCGGCGGCGGGACGGCGGTCCGGGCGCGGTCGGCGGACTGGGGCCGGGCCCGGGTGTCGGTCCGGATCCGGGCGAACCGGGACCGGGCGGTTCCGCCGGTACGGCCGGTGGCTCGTATCTGCGCGATCCGTCGGGCGGGCTCGGACGTGCGTCCAAGGCGCGGTGGCCGGAGCGCGACGAGGCGGCCGATGCGCGGGACCGGGAGCCGGACGCCGAGACCGGGGCCGGCGATGGGGTCGGCGACGGGCAGGGGGAGGGGGACTCGGCCGGTGACGGGCGGCCCGACGGCTCCGCTGATTCCGACGGCTCAGACGGCTCGGGCAGCTCCGGCAGCGGCAGTTCCGGTTCCGGCTCGGAAGCGGATTCCGGGACCGATTCGAACCCGGCACCCGAGTCCGACGAGGGCTCCGGTTCCGGTTCCGACTCCGGTTCCGACTCCGACTCCGACTCCGACTCCGACGGGAAGAACACCTGACGCCGAGGGCGTCGGCCGAGCGGCGGGGACGCCGCCCGCACTCCGCGGGCGCGTCCCCGTCGTGCTGAGTTCACCCGCCCCGTGCGGCCCGGGCCGTCGGACGACAGCAGCCTCACCAGGGAATTGGTCTTCCCCCGGTGAGGCTGCTCGGTATCTACTCGGTGGCTGTCCCTGCTTCTTCAGCGGTCCGTCGCGGGGCGGAGGTCAGAGCGCCACGCCCAGCAGCGCGTCCACGGTCCGGGAGACGAGGCCCGGGGCGTCCTCTTCGGTTCCGCCCGCCGACCGCTGGAGTTCGGCCCAGCGGTCGACCGCAGCGAGCGCGGCCGGTGCGTCGAGATCGTCGGCGAGTGCGGTACGGACCTCCTCCAGCATCGCGTCGGCGGACGGCCCGTCGGGGCGGGACACCGCGGCACGCCAGCGGGCGAGGCGCTCCTCGGCGGCCGTGAGATCCGCGTCCGTCCACTCCCAGTCGCTGCGGTAGTGGTGGGCGAGGAGCGCGAGCCGGATAGCGGCCGGGTCGGTGCCGGCCCGGCGCAGGGCCGAGACGAAGACCAGGTTGCCCCGGGACTTCGACATCTTCTCGCCGTCCAGCGCGACCATTCCGGCGTGGACGTACGCCTGGGCGAAGGGGTGCTCGCCGGTGAGCGCCTGGGCGTGCGATGCGCCCATCTCGTGATGGGGGAAGACCAGGTCGGAGCCGCCGCCCTGGATGTCGAAGCCCATGCCGAGGTGGTCGAGGGCGATGGCCACGCACTCGATGTGCCAGCCGGGGCGGCCGGGGCCCAGGGTGCCGCCGTCCCAGTGCGGTTCGCCGTCCCGGGCGGCCAGCCACAGGACCGGGTCGAGGGGGTTCTTCTTGCCCGGCCGGTCGGGGTCGCCGCCGCGTTCGGCGGAGAGCAGCCTCATGGCCTCGGCGTCGAGACGGGAGACCTCGCCGAAGTGCGGGTCGCTCTCCACCGAGAAGTAGGTGTCGCCGTCGAGGTCGTAGGCGGCCCCGGCGTCGCGGAGCCGTTCCACGAGCGGGACGATGCGGGGTATCGACTCGACCGCACCGATGTAGTGGCGCGGCGGCAGCATCCGCAGGGCCGTCATGTCCTCGCGGAACAGCTTGGTCTCGCGCTGCGCGAGCTCCGTCCAGTCCTCGCCGTCCCGGACGGCGCGCTCCAGGAGCGGATCGTCGACGTCCGTGACGTTCTGGACGTAGTGAACCTGTCGCTTCGTGTCGAGCCACACGCGCTGAACGAGGTCGAACGCGTTGTAAGTCGCCGCGTGACCCAGATGGGTCGCGTCGTACGGGGTGATACCGCAGACGTAGAGACGGGCGA
Encoded proteins:
- a CDS encoding glycerol-3-phosphate dehydrogenase/oxidase, with translation MTTLQSVPALGTHPAAGSLPGRAETREQLARATYDLLVIGGGILGISTAWHAAQAGLRVALVDAGDFAGATSSASSKLLHGGLRYLQTGAVKLVAENHFERRAVSREVAPHLSNPLTFYLPVYKGGPHGAAKLGAGVFAYSALSAFGDGVGHVISPSRARRDVPELRTDGLKAVAVYGDDQMNDARMALMTVRAAVAAGATVLNHAEVTGLRFTKSRVSGADLRDRTDGTEFGVTARLVLNATGPWVDHLRRMEDPNAAPSIRLSKGAHLVLKRTSPWRAALATPIDKYRITFALPWEDMLLLGTTDEMYEGDPADVSVTEKDTAQILDEAAFSVRDQQLSRDLITYSFAGLRVLPGGPGDTSQAKRETVVTEGTGGMLSIAGGKWTTFRHIGRTIMNKLAALPGHSLAEDMTPMSGLPRKLPLPGIANPRAVEHRLLVDGPAPGPRMAADTARHLATHYGSLAFDIARLANDDPALAERIHPDAPEIWAQVVYARDHEWAETADDVLRRRTTLTIRGLATDDIRGRVEGLLTQRS
- a CDS encoding FadR/GntR family transcriptional regulator, encoding MAVTDDAIEKIKDMIVSGELRPGDRLPRESELAAGLGLSRNSLREAVRALSVIRILDVRQGDGTYVTSLDARMLREALRFVADCHRDDTAPEFLAVRRILEPAATGLAAGRITGAALAELGAQVDALGPEPSVDELVEADLAFHRDIARWSGNSVLCALLDGLSGPATRDRIWRGLSREGEIGTALDEHRAILAALRDGDAEAARSWATVHIASVERWLRSAH
- a CDS encoding PAC2 family protein gives rise to the protein MIELEGVPELIDPVMVAAFEGWNDAGDAASTAVAHLDREWKGEVFAALDAEDYYDFQVNRPTVYMDGGVRKITWPTTRLSVVRVGGDKPRDLVLVRGIEPSMRWRSFCNEILGFAHELGVEMVVILGALLGDTPHTRPVPVSGITSDPDLARTLDLEETRYEGPTGIVGILQEACTHAGVPAVSLWAAVPHYVSQPPNPKATLALLNRLEDLIGLRIPLGELPEDARAWQLGVDQLAAEDSEVAEYVQTLEEARDTAELPEASGEAIAREFERYLRRRDGGPGAVGGLGPGPGVGPDPGEPGPGGSAGTAGGSYLRDPSGGLGRASKARWPERDEAADARDREPDAETGAGDGVGDGQGEGDSAGDGRPDGSADSDGSDGSGSSGSGSSGSGSEADSGTDSNPAPESDEGSGSGSDSGSDSDSDSDSDGKNT
- the mshC gene encoding cysteine--1-D-myo-inosityl 2-amino-2-deoxy-alpha-D-glucopyranoside ligase codes for the protein MHAWPASEVPALPGKGRDLRIHDTATGERVTLAPGPVARLYVCGITPYDATHLGHAATYNAFDLVQRVWLDTKRQVHYVQNVTDVDDPLLERAVRDGEDWTELAQRETKLFREDMTALRMLPPRHYIGAVESIPRIVPLVERLRDAGAAYDLDGDTYFSVESDPHFGEVSRLDAEAMRLLSAERGGDPDRPGKKNPLDPVLWLAARDGEPHWDGGTLGPGRPGWHIECVAIALDHLGMGFDIQGGGSDLVFPHHEMGASHAQALTGEHPFAQAYVHAGMVALDGEKMSKSRGNLVFVSALRRAGTDPAAIRLALLAHHYRSDWEWTDADLTAAEERLARWRAAVSRPDGPSADAMLEEVRTALADDLDAPAALAAVDRWAELQRSAGGTEEDAPGLVSRTVDALLGVAL